From the Thermodesulfobacteriota bacterium genome, one window contains:
- a CDS encoding cytosine permease — protein sequence MKIKEEIFFNLLPTRKSERVYGFWDFLAVQICFGIAAWFFLVGSLTGLTVNARDAIPIILFGNAIPLFLIAPMAVIFARYGVEQWLGSSAVLGHRFKDIWLFIYITSSFGWIAYASFLFGESAIKFVKVFDGPLMFTEEVPGAVIFAIVATLVGTYLAYLGPTALKHLIHAAAIFLLAVLVFFTWTVFSKFGLDAILNAEPAKPLETLAWSRASAIEYNVGLGFSWAFWYGQWTRLARTESAAFHGCLWGWGILAATAGIFSAFVALALGVYDPSEWIVSLGGGLAALGLLLFAVANVSSVAALVYPMSITLRSRFPNLSWLYAILICSLPAILLENPVVFQSYGVYLAYIALLSGTYGGIMIADYFLVNHGKTSWRIRDLYITGPKSRYWYRGGFNPAAVIATLAGAGFYLWTLDPLTWVSPNGLFPHITAGIPSFFVSFVVYGVLMRFWVLPGMERVRAETAQSLQ from the coding sequence ATGAAAATCAAAGAAGAGATTTTTTTCAACCTCCTTCCCACGCGGAAAAGCGAGCGCGTCTATGGATTCTGGGATTTTTTGGCGGTGCAGATATGCTTCGGCATAGCCGCCTGGTTTTTTCTGGTAGGTAGCCTGACCGGTCTTACCGTAAATGCGAGAGACGCCATCCCCATAATTCTCTTCGGAAATGCAATACCACTTTTTCTGATTGCCCCTATGGCAGTGATATTTGCCCGGTATGGAGTGGAGCAATGGCTTGGCTCGTCGGCGGTGCTGGGTCATAGATTCAAGGATATCTGGCTCTTCATATACATTACCTCAAGCTTCGGCTGGATTGCCTATGCCTCTTTTCTATTCGGCGAGAGCGCAATCAAATTTGTCAAGGTTTTCGACGGGCCTTTGATGTTTACCGAGGAAGTGCCGGGTGCGGTTATCTTTGCCATAGTAGCTACTTTGGTCGGAACTTACTTAGCTTATTTGGGCCCGACTGCTTTAAAACACCTAATTCATGCGGCAGCAATCTTTCTTCTGGCGGTTCTGGTGTTTTTCACCTGGACTGTTTTCTCTAAGTTCGGCCTCGATGCTATTCTCAACGCCGAGCCGGCCAAGCCCCTTGAAACCCTGGCCTGGAGCAGGGCTTCGGCAATAGAGTATAACGTCGGTTTGGGTTTCTCCTGGGCATTCTGGTACGGGCAGTGGACCCGGCTGGCCAGGACCGAATCTGCAGCATTTCACGGATGCTTATGGGGATGGGGAATTCTCGCCGCAACGGCCGGAATCTTTTCGGCCTTTGTGGCGCTTGCTCTGGGCGTCTATGACCCTAGCGAATGGATTGTCAGCCTGGGCGGTGGACTAGCCGCACTTGGCCTTCTCCTTTTTGCCGTGGCTAACGTTAGCTCGGTAGCGGCTCTGGTTTATCCAATGTCAATCACCTTGCGTTCCCGTTTTCCCAATCTAAGCTGGCTTTATGCAATTCTGATATGCTCTCTCCCGGCCATATTGCTGGAGAATCCCGTGGTCTTTCAAAGCTATGGTGTCTACCTGGCCTACATAGCACTTCTCTCCGGAACCTACGGCGGGATCATGATAGCCGATTACTTTTTGGTGAACCATGGGAAAACTAGCTGGAGGATCAGGGATCTCTACATAACCGGCCCGAAAAGCCGTTACTGGTACCGGGGCGGATTTAATCCTGCGGCGGTAATTGCCACTCTAGCCGGGGCCGGGTTTTATCTGTGGACGCTAGACCCCCTTACCTGGGTCAGCCCGAACGGACTCTTCCCCCACATCACCGCCGGCATCCCTTCTTTCTTCGTATCCTTTGTGGTCTATGGAGTGCTTATGCGTTTCTGGGTGCTTCCGGGGATGGAGAGAGTGAGAGCAGAAACTGCACAATCCTTACAGTAA
- a CDS encoding (Fe-S)-binding protein, which produces MAVNNNLQQEFVKKWRDNAYGCFTSGHKFCREVCPVTQVTRNENHTPTAFHANIVAMEQGALSIEDIAQDYVNCTMCGACELRCPNTLFTGDFYRHRTQTVKVVKAMRALAVQSGIEQPNWKRWVEATVDKKSEPVLDVPINQDNVAAWAKGLDLPIGGETILFCDCEAAFYRTSVPRATAMLLKKAGIKFGLMREQWCCGGPAAEMGYTDHARVFAEHNLADWRAVGAKRIIVLDPHDYITFTEDYPEYFGEDFDIELVYITELVADLIRRKKLKLTKPIKRVVTYHDPCRLNKRKGIFESPREILRSIPGLTFKDVDHVTQWSYCSGAGGGFAVERPKIAEEISRRRLAKAAELEVDTLVSACVWSERPLSARGRELKPKVEVRDLMELVAESAGLDYGGVKV; this is translated from the coding sequence ATGGCAGTGAACAACAATCTCCAGCAGGAATTTGTGAAGAAGTGGAGGGACAATGCCTATGGATGCTTTACCTCCGGCCATAAATTCTGCCGGGAGGTCTGTCCGGTAACTCAGGTTACCCGGAACGAAAATCACACCCCAACTGCGTTTCATGCGAACATAGTGGCCATGGAGCAGGGGGCGCTGTCGATTGAGGATATCGCCCAGGATTATGTTAATTGCACCATGTGCGGCGCTTGTGAACTGAGGTGTCCCAACACCCTTTTCACCGGCGATTTCTACCGGCACCGAACCCAGACGGTAAAGGTAGTGAAGGCCATGCGCGCCCTGGCAGTGCAATCCGGGATTGAACAGCCTAACTGGAAGCGCTGGGTTGAAGCGACCGTCGATAAGAAGAGCGAGCCGGTATTGGACGTCCCGATCAACCAGGATAACGTTGCGGCCTGGGCCAAGGGCCTGGACCTGCCTATCGGTGGAGAGACGATTTTATTCTGCGACTGTGAAGCGGCGTTTTATCGAACCTCCGTTCCCCGGGCAACGGCCATGCTCCTCAAAAAAGCCGGGATCAAGTTTGGTCTAATGAGGGAGCAGTGGTGCTGTGGCGGGCCTGCTGCGGAGATGGGCTACACCGACCATGCTCGGGTATTCGCCGAGCATAACCTGGCTGACTGGCGTGCGGTGGGGGCGAAGCGCATTATTGTGCTCGACCCTCACGACTATATCACCTTCACCGAAGACTATCCGGAGTATTTCGGTGAAGATTTCGACATCGAGCTCGTTTATATCACCGAGCTTGTCGCCGACCTTATTCGCCGAAAAAAACTAAAACTGACAAAACCGATAAAGCGGGTTGTAACCTATCATGACCCCTGCCGTCTGAACAAGAGAAAGGGCATATTCGAGTCCCCTAGGGAAATCCTCCGGTCGATTCCCGGTCTAACCTTTAAGGATGTAGACCACGTCACCCAGTGGTCCTATTGCTCCGGAGCGGGTGGAGGGTTTGCCGTCGAGCGTCCGAAGATTGCCGAAGAAATTAGTCGTCGCCGGCTGGCTAAGGCCGCCGAGCTGGAAGTGGATACTTTAGTAAGTGCCTGCGTCTGGTCGGAGCGTCCCCTTTCTGCCCGCGGTAGAGAGCTTAAACCCAAGGTCGAGGTGAGGGACCTGATGGAGCTGGTTGCCGAATCGGCAGGACTGGACTACGGAGGTGTGAAGGTATGA
- a CDS encoding FAD-binding oxidoreductase, whose amino-acid sequence MSVVTVSDAVIEELKGIVGPEYVLIDKPARYNRTRVPAPFPVHRWGDYVPDVVVLPATAEEVSEVVKLANRFKIPIVPRAGGTGLADGAVPLRRGILVDIKRMNKILEIDLEDRAVTVQPGINMLKLNEELKKYGVFYPDDPASYPCSIVAGRIGTSGFSLISSRYGHTRDLVMSMQVVLPTGEIVEVGDGGGRKLRKSSTGFQLKHLFMGHQGTLGICTEATLELVPRPEAEFAAFFGYRDFEAAYKSTGAMTKSGLATLAAVVLFDDKKVQYLRRDDEAYIPQPKSVNSVIATAIYGVEDEVRAAGKRLLRIAKETGGKYLGDEVSQGDWASRHDRYATPLHGRLLNGQVVPMCWHCEDSAINYSVIPKVRKEWHSIAERYIKKYEIFDDWGCFFYTNAAYKPWGDYLAEIDIGIWEQRLNEENWRAWVECKREITQVALKYGGSITACHGSTREGDAEFVPVEMKGGFEVMKRIKKALDPNNIMNPGKNMLDKAYED is encoded by the coding sequence ATGAGCGTAGTTACCGTGAGTGACGCAGTGATCGAAGAATTAAAAGGCATTGTCGGGCCTGAGTACGTTCTTATTGACAAACCGGCACGTTACAACCGAACCCGTGTCCCGGCCCCCTTCCCGGTGCACAGATGGGGTGATTACGTGCCTGACGTGGTGGTTCTTCCCGCTACTGCGGAGGAGGTGTCAGAGGTAGTAAAGCTGGCGAACCGATTCAAGATTCCGATTGTACCCCGTGCCGGCGGCACCGGGCTTGCCGACGGAGCCGTTCCACTACGAAGAGGAATACTGGTCGATATTAAACGTATGAACAAAATTCTAGAAATTGACCTCGAAGACCGCGCCGTAACGGTACAGCCGGGAATCAACATGCTAAAGCTCAACGAGGAATTGAAGAAGTACGGCGTGTTTTACCCGGATGACCCAGCATCGTATCCCTGCTCGATAGTTGCCGGAAGGATTGGGACAAGTGGATTCTCTCTGATATCGAGCAGATACGGACACACCAGGGACCTGGTGATGAGCATGCAGGTCGTTCTGCCAACCGGGGAGATCGTTGAAGTAGGGGATGGTGGGGGAAGGAAACTCCGAAAATCCTCGACCGGATTTCAGCTTAAACACCTCTTCATGGGACATCAGGGTACCCTTGGGATATGCACGGAAGCCACGCTTGAGCTGGTTCCCCGTCCTGAGGCCGAATTTGCCGCATTCTTCGGCTATCGGGATTTTGAAGCCGCCTACAAGAGCACCGGGGCTATGACCAAATCGGGCCTGGCCACCCTTGCCGCTGTGGTCTTATTCGACGACAAAAAGGTACAATACCTGCGTAGGGATGACGAGGCTTATATCCCCCAACCTAAGAGCGTTAATTCGGTAATCGCCACGGCTATATACGGAGTAGAAGACGAGGTAAGAGCCGCCGGTAAGCGTCTATTGCGAATTGCCAAGGAGACCGGTGGTAAGTATCTGGGAGATGAAGTGTCCCAAGGTGACTGGGCTTCACGGCATGACCGTTATGCAACCCCCCTTCACGGCCGGTTGCTGAACGGGCAGGTTGTTCCCATGTGCTGGCATTGTGAGGACTCGGCGATCAACTACAGCGTCATCCCCAAGGTAAGAAAGGAGTGGCACTCCATAGCAGAGCGCTACATTAAAAAGTACGAAATCTTCGACGACTGGGGTTGCTTCTTCTATACCAACGCCGCATACAAGCCCTGGGGTGACTACCTGGCCGAGATCGACATAGGCATTTGGGAGCAAAGACTCAACGAAGAGAATTGGAGGGCATGGGTAGAGTGTAAGCGGGAGATCACCCAGGTAGCCCTCAAATACGGCGGGTCAATCACCGCCTGCCATGGCTCGACCAGGGAGGGCGACGCCGAATTCGTCCCGGTGGAGATGAAGGGCGGGTTCGAGGTGATGAAGCGCATCAAAAAGGCGCTCGACCCCAACAACATCATGAACCCCGGCAAGAACATGCTGGATAAGGCGTATGAGGATTGA